The region TTATTTTACTGTGCTGCGGTGTTATCTCGATCTTCTACCTACACAAGAAGCACTTGTCTGGCAGCGGTGCTCTGGTGGCAGAGATACGAATTGAAGGCAAAGTGGTCTCCACCCACTCCCTGGGGAGAGGAGAGCCGGAGAGGCTCATTCCTCTTCAACTGCCAAGAGGGGAAGGGACCGTGCAGATAAAAGAGGGGAAAATTAGAATTCTGCCAATGCCGGATGGCGTGTGCCCGCTCCACATATGTAGCAAGACCGGATGGATTGATAGACCAGGCCAGTTCATTGCCTGCGTCCCCAATAAGTTGATAATCACCATACACACCACCCAACCCATGGAGCCCGACTCGATAGACGCGCTTACATACTGAACACTAAAAGACGAGACTAGGGGTATGGGGACAGCCCCCCAATCTTAC is a window of candidate division TA06 bacterium DNA encoding:
- a CDS encoding NusG domain II-containing protein, whose protein sequence is MSRNKSNVERPILRLSDIAVIVILLCCGVISIFYLHKKHLSGSGALVAEIRIEGKVVSTHSLGRGEPERLIPLQLPRGEGTVQIKEGKIRILPMPDGVCPLHICSKTGWIDRPGQFIACVPNKLIITIHTTQPMEPDSIDALTY